A genomic stretch from Rhizobium brockwellii includes:
- a CDS encoding LysR family transcriptional regulator, whose amino-acid sequence MFNFSQVRNLMRFAGRAIDIGDRMARDTSAAISLKHIEAYDAIAATGSTIAASVELGISQSNASRLLQQLEDYLGVRLFDREKNRLQPTREGLQLGPEIRAISDRLRALKTAAMELESGRSREIMLRLAFPSSLSSTRIPKLLKNFLAANGPMRVEVASGSYLAIERMVADGEADLGFARLPLMSPGLKQEKILSSRIICALHNDHPKAGSRQLSVADLKGQDLIMLNRERPVRHELEALFYKAGIRQRPLLEAHSVASACALAAQGLGIALVGEIIAREYATLPLQFIPLEPELPIAYALISGEKFPMPKAASLFLQSISDWT is encoded by the coding sequence ATGTTCAACTTTTCGCAGGTCCGCAATCTTATGCGGTTTGCGGGTAGGGCTATCGACATTGGAGATAGAATGGCGCGAGACACGAGTGCGGCAATCAGCCTGAAGCATATCGAGGCCTATGACGCCATCGCGGCGACGGGCTCGACGATCGCCGCTTCCGTCGAGCTTGGGATCTCGCAATCGAATGCCAGTCGCTTGTTGCAGCAACTGGAAGACTATCTCGGCGTCCGGCTTTTCGACCGGGAAAAGAACCGGCTTCAACCGACCCGCGAGGGGTTGCAGCTCGGCCCGGAAATCCGAGCCATTTCCGACCGGCTGCGCGCCTTGAAAACCGCGGCGATGGAGCTCGAGAGCGGTCGATCGCGCGAGATCATGCTCCGGCTCGCCTTTCCCTCCAGTCTTTCCTCGACGCGCATTCCGAAGCTTCTGAAGAACTTTCTCGCAGCGAATGGTCCGATGCGCGTCGAAGTCGCATCCGGCAGCTATCTGGCAATTGAACGGATGGTGGCCGACGGCGAGGCCGATCTCGGCTTCGCGCGTCTGCCGCTGATGAGCCCGGGATTGAAACAGGAGAAGATCCTGTCGTCGCGGATCATTTGCGCCCTGCACAATGATCATCCCAAGGCCGGCAGCCGCCAATTGTCGGTCGCCGACCTGAAGGGGCAGGATCTCATCATGCTGAACAGGGAGCGACCGGTTCGCCACGAGCTTGAGGCGTTGTTCTACAAGGCCGGCATCCGCCAACGCCCCCTGCTCGAGGCACATTCGGTGGCGAGCGCCTGCGCGCTGGCCGCGCAGGGCCTTGGCATTGCGCTGGTCGGCGAGATCATCGCCCGCGAATATGCGACGCTGCCGCTGCAGTTCATTCCGCTCGAACCGGAACTGCCGATTGCCTACGCGCTGATCAGC
- a CDS encoding MmgE/PrpD family protein, whose translation MATILRKIAEQVLSRTTFSNVAMDRARDAVVDTIGCMIAGSGDESVGALTRAFDGEIARGGEARLVTGCSASPSFAALINATAAHALDFDDNFHPARAHASAVLVPALLAVLTSGTVTSGRRFLEAYLAGLEAQAAVGFGVNPSHYNRGWHATATVGSIGAAAGVARLLGADEESLTAAMSLATSFACGPKGQFGTTAKPLHAGIAARNAVDAARMALAGMSGRADILERPQGFLDLFGGDNAKGWEDLTFEEEHIIESRGVVTKRHPCCASTHRAIDALLDLKQEHGLSAGDIARIETKVGISAARNLAYPDPTDEMQARFSMQYCLAIAFLKGSLSLSDFTRQEIGRPEIREFMPRIEMQSHSADEEKGVERLPHVVTVTMRDGRILNKSRLHAKGSLEAPISAHEREVKFIDCLRWGNRNVSSASFLQLRRLADLENLSGDDPFWSKITGHQSS comes from the coding sequence ATGGCCACCATTCTCCGGAAGATCGCGGAACAGGTCCTGTCGCGAACGACGTTCTCAAACGTCGCCATGGACCGGGCAAGGGATGCTGTGGTGGACACCATCGGCTGTATGATTGCAGGCAGCGGCGATGAAAGCGTCGGCGCGCTCACCCGCGCCTTCGACGGGGAAATCGCCAGAGGCGGCGAAGCGCGGCTCGTCACCGGCTGCTCCGCCTCGCCCTCCTTCGCAGCACTCATCAACGCAACGGCGGCGCATGCGCTCGATTTCGATGACAATTTCCATCCAGCAAGGGCGCATGCTTCCGCGGTGCTGGTGCCGGCGCTGCTGGCGGTTCTAACGAGCGGCACGGTGACGAGCGGAAGACGGTTTCTCGAGGCCTACCTCGCCGGGCTGGAAGCGCAGGCGGCGGTCGGCTTCGGCGTCAATCCCTCTCACTACAACAGGGGCTGGCACGCAACGGCGACGGTCGGCAGCATCGGGGCTGCGGCTGGCGTGGCACGGCTTCTCGGCGCCGATGAAGAGAGCCTAACCGCGGCGATGAGCCTCGCGACGAGCTTCGCCTGCGGTCCGAAAGGGCAATTCGGCACGACAGCCAAACCGCTTCATGCCGGCATTGCCGCGCGCAATGCCGTGGATGCGGCGCGCATGGCGCTTGCGGGCATGAGCGGCCGGGCGGATATCCTCGAACGGCCGCAAGGTTTCCTCGATCTTTTCGGCGGCGATAATGCCAAAGGCTGGGAAGACCTGACATTCGAGGAGGAGCATATCATCGAAAGCCGGGGCGTCGTGACCAAGCGCCATCCCTGCTGTGCCTCGACGCATCGTGCCATCGATGCGCTTCTGGATCTGAAGCAGGAGCATGGACTTTCGGCGGGTGACATCGCCAGGATCGAGACGAAAGTCGGCATATCCGCTGCCCGTAACCTCGCTTATCCCGACCCCACCGACGAGATGCAGGCCCGCTTCTCAATGCAATATTGCCTGGCGATAGCCTTCCTCAAAGGCTCCCTTAGCCTTTCGGATTTTACGCGGCAGGAGATTGGGCGGCCGGAAATCCGGGAATTCATGCCGCGCATCGAAATGCAGTCCCATTCGGCCGATGAGGAAAAAGGCGTGGAGCGGCTCCCGCATGTCGTCACGGTCACGATGCGGGACGGGCGCATTTTGAACAAGTCTCGCTTGCATGCGAAGGGATCGCTCGAAGCGCCGATAAGCGCTCATGAACGCGAAGTCAAATTCATCGATTGCTTGCGCTGGGGAAATCGGAATGTGTCCAGCGCCTCTTTCCTGCAGCTTCGCAGGCTTGCCGATTTGGAAAACCTGTCCGGCGACGATCCCTTTTGGAGCAAGATCACAGGCCATCAGTCGTCTTGA
- the yghX gene encoding YghX family hydrolase: MTRMTAKDFPQELLELYDYYAHGRITKREFLDRAGKFAVGGVTAAAILSSLSPDYALATQVEFTDPDISAEYITYPSPKGNGDVRGYLVRPKNAAGKVAAVVVVHENRGLNPYIEDVARRVAKAGFIALAPDGLTSVGGYPGNDEKGRELQQKVDPEKLMNDFFAAVEFLMHSDLTTGKVGITGFCYGGGVANAAAVAYPELAAAVPFYGRQPRAEDVPKIKAPLLLHYAGLDKGINEGWPAYEAALKSSEKTFEAYVYPDVNHGFHNDSTPRYDEAAAKLAWQRTVDWFTKYLA, encoded by the coding sequence ATGACCCGTATGACAGCCAAGGATTTCCCTCAGGAACTTCTCGAACTCTACGATTATTACGCGCATGGGAGAATTACCAAGCGCGAGTTTCTCGACCGGGCCGGTAAATTCGCTGTCGGCGGCGTGACGGCAGCCGCCATTCTTTCCTCGCTGAGCCCTGACTATGCGCTGGCGACCCAGGTCGAGTTCACCGATCCCGATATATCGGCCGAATACATCACCTATCCTTCGCCGAAAGGAAATGGAGATGTCCGCGGTTATCTCGTCCGGCCCAAAAACGCCGCCGGCAAAGTCGCGGCCGTGGTAGTCGTTCACGAGAATAGGGGCCTGAACCCCTATATCGAGGATGTGGCGCGGCGCGTGGCAAAGGCTGGTTTCATCGCACTTGCGCCGGATGGCCTGACCTCGGTCGGAGGCTATCCCGGCAATGACGAAAAGGGACGGGAGCTGCAGCAGAAGGTCGACCCGGAAAAGCTGATGAACGACTTCTTCGCGGCGGTCGAGTTTCTGATGCACAGCGACCTCACCACCGGAAAGGTCGGCATCACAGGCTTCTGCTATGGCGGCGGCGTCGCCAATGCTGCGGCGGTCGCCTATCCGGAACTGGCCGCAGCCGTGCCCTTTTACGGCAGGCAGCCGCGCGCCGAGGACGTGCCAAAGATCAAGGCCCCGTTGCTTCTCCACTATGCCGGGCTGGATAAGGGGATCAACGAAGGCTGGCCGGCCTATGAAGCTGCGCTGAAGTCATCGGAAAAAACATTCGAGGCCTACGTCTATCCTGACGTCAATCACGGCTTTCACAATGATTCCACCCCCCGCTACGACGAAGCGGCTGCCAAGCTCGCCTGGCAGCGGACGGTCGACTGGTTTACGAAATACCTCGCCTGA
- a CDS encoding Gfo/Idh/MocA family protein yields MKVGIIGLGFRLGYLGYVFKAIDSSFDIVGYVDPEPAGLPGLTEKGISVGKAYGSPEELLASEKLDLLMIGSPNHLHLDHIRLGLQAGLKVFCEKPIVTTIAESIELAHLMAKFGHERLMVGLVLRYSPLYKDLRAIQAEGKLGQIVSIEASEHIEPYHGAFFMRDWRRYERYSGSFMLEKCCHDLDLYNGVAGARPERVASFGGRKSFIPANDPAREGINDLELFHRKPSGWMGSDKVFDSDADIIDYQVAIVEYANGVGMNFHTNLNVPDQFRRFAIMGSRGMAEGDFVRGYLDVHEQLTGNKVVENKYAATELSQHYGADEQMASDLLESVRTGLELPVSTLNALEAGILALAMDEARMKKAVVDLRPVWDRFDEALHARAA; encoded by the coding sequence ATGAAAGTGGGAATCATCGGGCTAGGATTCCGGCTCGGCTATCTCGGCTACGTTTTCAAGGCAATCGATAGCAGCTTCGACATCGTCGGCTATGTGGATCCGGAACCCGCCGGACTTCCCGGATTGACGGAAAAGGGAATTTCGGTCGGCAAAGCCTATGGTTCGCCGGAGGAGCTCCTCGCTTCGGAAAAGCTCGATCTGCTGATGATCGGCTCCCCCAATCACCTGCATCTCGACCATATCAGGCTCGGACTTCAAGCCGGTCTCAAGGTCTTCTGCGAAAAGCCGATCGTCACGACGATCGCCGAAAGCATCGAACTTGCCCATCTGATGGCAAAATTCGGTCACGAGCGGCTGATGGTCGGTCTCGTCTTGCGCTATTCTCCTCTTTATAAGGATCTCCGCGCCATCCAGGCCGAGGGCAAGCTCGGTCAGATCGTGTCGATCGAGGCCTCCGAACATATCGAGCCTTATCACGGCGCCTTCTTCATGCGCGACTGGCGCCGCTATGAGCGCTATTCCGGCAGCTTCATGCTGGAGAAATGCTGCCACGACCTCGATCTCTATAATGGTGTCGCCGGCGCACGGCCGGAACGCGTCGCAAGTTTCGGTGGCCGCAAGAGCTTCATTCCGGCAAACGACCCGGCGCGCGAGGGCATCAACGACCTCGAGCTCTTCCACCGCAAGCCGAGCGGGTGGATGGGATCGGACAAGGTCTTCGACAGCGATGCCGATATCATCGACTATCAGGTGGCGATCGTCGAATATGCCAATGGCGTCGGCATGAACTTCCACACCAATCTGAACGTGCCCGACCAGTTCCGCCGTTTTGCCATCATGGGTTCGCGCGGCATGGCCGAAGGCGATTTCGTTCGCGGCTATCTCGACGTGCACGAACAGCTAACCGGCAACAAAGTAGTCGAAAACAAATATGCCGCCACCGAGCTCTCCCAGCATTACGGTGCCGATGAACAGATGGCGAGCGACCTGCTTGAAAGTGTGCGCACCGGGCTCGAACTTCCTGTTTCCACCCTGAATGCGCTCGAAGCCGGCATCCTTGCCTTGGCGATGGACGAAGCGAGGATGAAGAAAGCGGTCGTCGATCTCAGACCCGTCTGGGACCGCTTCGACGAAGCCCTTCACGCGAGAGCGGCTTGA
- a CDS encoding carbohydrate ABC transporter permease, with protein sequence MSVQRSTFIFACILLLPAVLYVLAIVAYPLVDTFILSFTDASLRKTTNWVGWVNYEKIFNERFAEVIIRTFIWTFFSVALKMVIGTFGATMLNAAVPGRSLFRLLTMPPWIVPMAIGIFMWGWMYNGQFGMISGMLQRFGLVDGPVAFLAYGNTAFWATIITDVWIGVPLVTIYFLAAIQSIPKDLYEAAWTDGAGRWYRFRRITLPLMVPAIITMSMLSLIATFNSFDIIWILTQGGPSGETTTMIIDTYQTAIGSKKYGEGAARAVLICIFLSLFCFAYFRVTRRLNPEKRA encoded by the coding sequence ATGAGTGTTCAAAGAAGCACCTTCATCTTCGCTTGCATCCTTCTTCTTCCGGCGGTGCTCTATGTTCTGGCGATCGTCGCCTATCCGCTGGTCGATACCTTCATTCTCTCCTTCACCGATGCATCCCTCAGGAAGACGACCAATTGGGTCGGCTGGGTCAACTACGAGAAGATCTTCAACGAGCGGTTTGCCGAAGTCATCATCCGCACCTTCATCTGGACATTCTTCTCGGTCGCCCTGAAAATGGTGATCGGCACTTTCGGGGCGACGATGCTGAATGCCGCGGTCCCCGGCCGCTCATTGTTCCGGCTGCTGACCATGCCGCCATGGATCGTGCCGATGGCGATCGGCATCTTCATGTGGGGCTGGATGTATAATGGCCAGTTCGGGATGATATCGGGCATGCTGCAGCGCTTCGGTCTCGTCGATGGCCCCGTCGCCTTCCTCGCCTATGGAAACACCGCCTTCTGGGCAACAATCATCACCGACGTGTGGATCGGCGTGCCGCTGGTGACGATCTACTTCCTGGCGGCGATCCAATCCATTCCGAAGGATCTCTACGAGGCCGCCTGGACCGACGGCGCTGGCCGCTGGTACCGCTTCCGCCGCATCACGCTGCCGCTGATGGTGCCGGCGATCATCACCATGTCGATGCTCTCGCTGATCGCCACCTTCAACTCGTTCGACATCATCTGGATCCTGACGCAGGGCGGACCGAGCGGCGAGACGACGACGATGATCATCGATACCTATCAGACCGCGATCGGCTCGAAGAAATACGGTGAAGGTGCAGCGCGCGCCGTTTTGATCTGCATCTTCCTGTCGCTCTTCTGCTTCGCTTATTTCCGCGTCACCCGTCGCCTCAATCCGGAGAAGCGCGCATGA
- a CDS encoding carbohydrate ABC transporter permease, which translates to MSNAAMIDRYRWWEIILIYCGIALFLFFVLSPFVEGFLVSLKPLSQLFSSPYRFWPENGSFEAYRTMWISVPGFGRYIFNSFFISIIVTLIVLCLVIPAAYAFAKFEFRGMGILLGAFLTVNMFSGAVLLIPLFRLMRSIGVLNTYLAMIVPGVAFLIPSAIWLLRTYMIRIPQELNEAAYMDGASHFYTLRRVILPIAMPGIIVVAITTFIGAYAQQFIFALTFNSKTEYMPLPVGLFAYFGKQEVIWNELMAASFVGIAPAMVVIFFLQRYLVGGLTAGAVKQ; encoded by the coding sequence ATGAGCAATGCAGCCATGATCGACCGTTACCGCTGGTGGGAAATCATCCTGATCTATTGCGGCATCGCCCTGTTTCTTTTCTTCGTGCTGTCGCCCTTCGTCGAAGGTTTCCTGGTGTCGCTGAAGCCGCTCAGCCAGCTCTTCTCCTCGCCCTATCGCTTCTGGCCGGAGAACGGCTCGTTCGAAGCCTATCGGACGATGTGGATCAGCGTGCCGGGCTTCGGGCGCTATATCTTCAACTCGTTCTTCATCTCGATCATCGTCACGCTGATCGTGCTCTGCCTCGTCATTCCAGCGGCCTATGCCTTTGCGAAGTTCGAATTCAGGGGCATGGGCATCCTGCTCGGCGCCTTCCTGACGGTGAACATGTTTTCCGGCGCCGTGCTGTTGATCCCGCTGTTCCGGCTGATGCGCAGCATCGGCGTGCTCAACACCTATCTCGCCATGATCGTGCCGGGCGTCGCCTTCCTGATCCCGTCGGCGATTTGGCTGCTGCGCACCTACATGATCCGTATTCCACAGGAACTCAACGAAGCGGCCTACATGGATGGCGCCAGCCACTTCTACACGCTGCGCCGGGTCATCCTGCCTATTGCGATGCCGGGGATTATCGTCGTCGCCATCACCACCTTCATCGGCGCCTACGCCCAGCAATTCATCTTCGCGCTGACGTTCAACTCGAAGACCGAATACATGCCCTTGCCGGTGGGGCTCTTTGCTTACTTCGGCAAGCAGGAGGTCATCTGGAACGAACTGATGGCGGCTTCCTTCGTCGGTATTGCGCCGGCGATGGTCGTCATCTTCTTCCTTCAGCGCTACCTTGTCGGCGGGCTGACCGCCGGTGCGGTGAAACAATAA
- a CDS encoding ABC transporter substrate-binding protein: protein MALALLGSTALTAVTAQAADKEISWIYCGDTIDPVHTKYIKQWEEKNTGWKIAPEVVGWAQCQDKATTLAAAGTPVAMAYVGSRTLKEFAQNDLIVPVPMTDDEKKTYYPNIVNTVTFEGTQWGVPIAFSTKALYWNKDLFKQAGLDPETPPKTWAEEIEMAKTIKEKTGIPGFGLSAKTFDNTMHQFMHWVYTNNGTVIDADGKVTLDSPQILAALKAYKDIVPYSEEGPTAYEQNEVRAIFLDGKVAMIQAGSGAADRLKATKISWGITTLPLGPDAKGPGTLLITDSLAIFKGSGVEDKATEFAKFITSPDVQSEYELQGGAGLTPLRPSAKVDEFVAKDPYWKPLIDGISYGGPEPLFTDYKGFQNSVIEMIQSVVTGKAEPEAALKKAATEVEAFK, encoded by the coding sequence ATGGCGCTCGCCCTGCTCGGTTCGACGGCACTGACCGCCGTCACTGCCCAGGCGGCCGACAAGGAAATCAGCTGGATCTATTGCGGCGACACGATCGACCCGGTCCACACCAAATACATCAAGCAGTGGGAAGAAAAGAACACGGGCTGGAAGATCGCCCCTGAGGTCGTCGGATGGGCGCAGTGCCAGGACAAGGCAACGACGCTCGCTGCCGCCGGCACGCCGGTGGCTATGGCCTATGTCGGCTCGCGCACGTTGAAGGAATTCGCGCAGAACGACCTTATCGTTCCAGTGCCGATGACGGATGACGAGAAGAAGACCTACTATCCGAACATCGTCAACACCGTGACCTTCGAGGGCACGCAGTGGGGCGTTCCGATCGCCTTCTCCACCAAGGCGCTCTACTGGAACAAGGACCTCTTCAAGCAGGCCGGCCTCGACCCCGAGACGCCGCCGAAGACCTGGGCTGAAGAAATCGAGATGGCAAAGACCATCAAGGAAAAGACCGGTATTCCGGGCTTCGGTCTCTCCGCCAAGACCTTCGACAACACGATGCACCAGTTCATGCATTGGGTTTACACCAACAACGGCACGGTGATCGATGCCGACGGCAAAGTTACGCTCGACAGCCCGCAGATTCTCGCCGCGCTGAAGGCCTACAAGGATATCGTCCCCTACTCCGAAGAAGGCCCGACGGCCTATGAGCAGAACGAAGTCCGGGCCATCTTCCTCGACGGCAAGGTCGCGATGATCCAGGCAGGCTCGGGTGCAGCCGACCGCCTGAAGGCGACGAAGATCAGCTGGGGCATCACGACGCTGCCGCTCGGGCCCGACGCCAAAGGCCCCGGCACGCTGCTGATCACCGACAGCCTGGCGATCTTCAAGGGTTCGGGGGTCGAGGACAAGGCGACGGAATTTGCCAAGTTCATCACCTCGCCCGATGTGCAGTCGGAATACGAACTGCAGGGCGGCGCCGGTCTCACCCCGCTGCGTCCCTCCGCAAAGGTCGACGAGTTCGTCGCCAAGGATCCCTACTGGAAGCCCTTGATCGACGGCATCAGCTATGGTGGTCCCGAGCCGCTCTTCACCGACTACAAGGGCTTCCAGAACTCGGTGATCGAGATGATCCAGTCCGTGGTGACGGGCAAGGCCGAGCCGGAGGCAGCACTCAAGAAGGCTGCCACCGAAGTCGAGGCGTTCAAGTAA
- a CDS encoding ABC transporter ATP-binding protein yields MGQLLLNKVQKFYGDYEVLKGVQLDVKNGEFVVFVGPSGCGKSTLLRMIAGLDATSAGDIVIDGIRVNDLPPVKRGIAMVFQSYALYPHMTVFENIAFPLRVERMEEEKLKAKVENAARILHLEQRLQQKPGMLSGGQRQRVAIGRAIVREPKIFLFDEPLSNLDAALRADMRIELAKLHRQLKATMIYVTHDQVEAMTMADRIVVLDSGDISQTGAPLELYHKPANQFVAGFIGNPKMNFLPVTCKGVSANGVEVDYQGQTAVLPVTPRDGMAGKALTLGIRPEHIQLGGGDIVFKVTPTVIERLGANTVAYASLNGEAENFCAMLPGSVGIRTDVPVATGINAADCHLFDEAGIAFERRVELTEIDMNVINPTAA; encoded by the coding sequence TTGGGACAGCTCCTTCTCAACAAAGTTCAGAAGTTCTATGGCGATTACGAAGTTCTGAAGGGTGTGCAGCTCGATGTGAAGAACGGCGAGTTCGTCGTCTTCGTCGGCCCGTCGGGCTGCGGCAAGTCTACCCTGCTGCGCATGATCGCCGGTCTCGACGCGACGAGCGCGGGCGACATCGTCATCGATGGTATCAGGGTCAATGACCTGCCGCCGGTCAAGCGCGGCATCGCCATGGTGTTCCAGTCCTACGCGCTTTATCCGCACATGACGGTCTTCGAGAACATCGCCTTTCCGCTTCGGGTCGAAAGGATGGAAGAGGAAAAGCTCAAGGCCAAGGTGGAAAATGCAGCGCGCATCCTTCACCTCGAACAGCGGCTGCAACAGAAACCCGGCATGCTGTCCGGCGGCCAGCGCCAACGCGTCGCGATCGGCCGCGCCATCGTGCGCGAACCGAAGATATTCCTGTTCGACGAGCCGCTCTCCAACCTCGACGCAGCACTTCGCGCCGACATGCGCATCGAGCTTGCCAAGCTGCACAGGCAGTTGAAGGCGACGATGATCTATGTGACGCACGACCAGGTCGAGGCGATGACCATGGCCGACCGTATCGTCGTGCTGGATTCCGGCGATATCTCCCAGACCGGGGCGCCGCTGGAGCTTTATCACAAGCCCGCAAACCAGTTTGTCGCCGGCTTCATCGGCAATCCGAAAATGAATTTTCTGCCCGTAACCTGCAAGGGCGTCAGCGCCAACGGCGTCGAGGTGGATTATCAAGGCCAGACAGCCGTTCTGCCCGTGACGCCGCGCGACGGCATGGCCGGCAAGGCTTTGACGCTCGGCATCCGGCCGGAGCATATCCAGCTTGGCGGCGGCGATATCGTCTTTAAGGTGACGCCGACGGTCATCGAGCGCCTCGGAGCAAATACGGTCGCTTACGCCTCGCTCAACGGAGAGGCCGAAAATTTCTGCGCCATGCTGCCGGGCAGCGTCGGCATCCGCACGGACGTGCCTGTCGCAACCGGTATCAATGCCGCGGACTGCCACCTCTTCGACGAGGCGGGCATTGCTTTCGAGCGTCGCGTCGAGCTGACCGAAATCGATATGAACGTGATCAATCCGACGGCGGCCTGA
- a CDS encoding adenylate/guanylate cyclase domain-containing protein yields MADHSLQRRLAAIVVADVVGYSRLMEADEAATLANLRELRSGVIEPAVMRHHGRIFKVMGDGFLIEFGSAVDAVAAALEMQRAATAVEASGDRRLLLRVGVNLGDVIDDGSDVLGDDVNVAARLQTQAAPGGICISANVHGEIDGKISDRFFDAGERYLKNLTRPVHVWHWPDALQSILPLPECPSIAVLPFTNMSGDEADAPFVDGLTEDLITDLSRTAGLFVIARNSVYVYKGKPVDVRLVAQELGVRYVLEGSARRAMGRVRINAQLVDTLAGQHLWADRFDRTVEDVFELQDEVNAKIVEALVGRLTIPTPRNRPKNFEAYDLCVRARLLTEESPQTEREAYMLLQRAVELEPSYAEALGLLAYNRWLAWTHFGEPEDPNRRMAATFAQKAVDLDPNDAGCRYVLGTILAYERRWEESEAAFAKALELDPNHADTWAAMSDMSVLDGRVADGLAQIEKALRLNPYPACWYLCHLGQAQYAAHDYEAAAATLRRKDTYRTNSRKFLAATLAQLGHHEEARREAELFLIAHPHFTIGHWLSSQPLRDASVRDHFVDGFRKAGLPEM; encoded by the coding sequence ATGGCGGATCACTCTCTTCAGCGTCGCCTTGCTGCCATCGTCGTTGCCGATGTGGTGGGATATTCACGCCTGATGGAGGCTGATGAAGCCGCAACGCTGGCGAACCTCAGGGAGCTCCGTTCAGGCGTTATCGAGCCGGCTGTGATGCGCCACCACGGTCGCATCTTCAAGGTCATGGGCGACGGATTCCTAATCGAATTCGGTAGCGCGGTGGACGCGGTCGCAGCAGCGTTGGAAATGCAACGGGCGGCCACCGCTGTTGAGGCTTCCGGAGACCGGCGCCTGCTTTTGCGTGTAGGCGTCAATCTGGGAGATGTCATTGACGACGGTTCAGACGTCCTCGGCGACGACGTCAATGTCGCGGCGCGCCTCCAGACGCAGGCCGCACCGGGAGGTATCTGCATTTCAGCCAATGTTCACGGCGAGATCGACGGCAAGATTAGCGACCGGTTCTTTGATGCAGGCGAACGCTACCTGAAGAACCTGACTCGCCCGGTCCACGTGTGGCATTGGCCGGATGCGCTGCAGAGCATATTGCCGCTGCCCGAATGTCCCTCGATCGCTGTATTGCCATTCACGAATATGAGTGGGGATGAAGCGGACGCGCCTTTCGTCGACGGCTTGACCGAAGACCTGATCACCGACCTCTCCCGTACGGCTGGTCTGTTCGTCATCGCGCGCAATTCCGTGTACGTCTACAAGGGCAAGCCGGTCGACGTACGGCTGGTCGCCCAGGAACTCGGCGTCCGCTATGTCCTCGAGGGGAGCGCCAGACGCGCAATGGGCCGTGTCCGCATCAATGCCCAATTGGTCGATACGCTTGCCGGCCAGCACTTGTGGGCCGACCGGTTTGACAGGACGGTGGAAGATGTTTTCGAACTACAGGATGAAGTTAACGCCAAGATTGTTGAAGCCCTCGTCGGCCGGCTAACCATCCCGACGCCGCGCAATCGGCCGAAGAACTTTGAGGCGTACGATCTGTGTGTGCGCGCCCGCCTCCTGACGGAAGAGTCGCCGCAAACTGAGCGTGAGGCCTATATGCTGCTCCAACGCGCGGTTGAGCTCGAGCCATCATATGCCGAGGCGCTCGGTCTGCTCGCCTATAACCGTTGGCTTGCCTGGACTCATTTCGGCGAGCCCGAAGATCCTAACCGTCGGATGGCGGCGACGTTCGCGCAGAAGGCGGTCGACCTGGATCCCAACGATGCCGGCTGCCGTTACGTTTTGGGGACCATTTTGGCTTATGAGCGGCGATGGGAGGAATCAGAGGCCGCCTTCGCCAAGGCCCTGGAGCTGGACCCCAACCACGCCGACACCTGGGCCGCCATGTCGGACATGTCCGTGCTGGACGGCAGGGTTGCCGACGGACTGGCGCAGATCGAAAAAGCTCTGCGGCTCAATCCTTACCCAGCCTGCTGGTATCTCTGTCATCTTGGGCAGGCGCAATACGCCGCGCATGACTATGAGGCGGCAGCCGCTACGCTTCGCAGGAAAGACACGTATCGTACCAACTCACGCAAATTCCTGGCTGCTACGCTTGCGCAGTTGGGCCACCATGAGGAGGCGCGGCGAGAAGCAGAATTGTTCCTGATCGCCCACCCTCATTTCACGATCGGCCATTGGCTCAGCTCCCAGCCGCTGCGCGATGCATCTGTAAGAGACCACTTTGTTGACGGCTTCCGAAAGGCCGGTCTGCCGGAGATGTGA